The stretch of DNA GTCCCTTCTTGGAGATGCTGATTGGTACCGGTGCTCCGGAGGCTCAGAGCTTGGTGGGCGATCTCCGGTGGGTGCAGCTGCCACGAGGCTTCTCCGTTCTTTGTCGATCCGTCGTTgttggcatttgtttctcttgtattttctctttcttttcttttgggCGTGACTGTGCTGCTTCCGCCCCAGCACCTATCGTTTGATGTATCGGTTGGTTGATTTGTATACAAAgcggggggaaaccctttttcggAAACAGCAAGGAAACATGGAAGTATTTCTGTCATTTTCAAGTAATGAATTGCGGTTGGGTTGGTTGACTGGAAAACTTCGGAATACCTAAACAAATGGAACTAGTATTTCGTACTAGGGGAGGACTACATGAACTGTAATATATTTTGTGCATGTACATTTATGGGCACATGGTTATGATCCTTGCGTAGGTAACTTGTAGTAGGGTGTGATATATTTTGTACATGTGCATTTCTGGACACATGGTCATGCTCCTAAGCATAGTTGTAGTAGGCTGTGGTATATTTTGTGCATCTGCATTACTGGGCACATGTGTATGGAAGTGTGAAACTCGTTTGACTGGTAATGCAATGTTTAATGGCTCTTAAAGCAATGTCTTTCTGGAGTGTTTGACTAAAATAATCATATTAAGTGGAGTACACTACAGCCAAATAATTAAGTAACATAAGAGTAAATTACACAATACATATGCTTATCTTCTAGCAATATAATCTTCCCACATTTGCATAGCCATGGCATCTCGCATCTCATTTCTGGCATATCGCAAGTTGTTAAATACCATTACATCTCTATTGTATTTGGCATCTCCATTGGTACATCCTTCATATTGCTTTCATTAATATCCATTGTAGCTCTGTCGGGCAATGTCATATCTCCATTGTGTAGCCTTATGAAATTGTGCAATACACAACAAGCTACAAGAgtatcaacttgtgtgtcaataTCAAACATGGTAGCTGCTTTTAGTATGGGATACCTTGCTTTCAATATGCCAATAATTCTTTCGACATGATTTCGTAGCCGAGCATGTCGAAGGTTAAATAACTCCTTGTAGCATTGTGGCCTATGTCTTCCTTGTTCTTGTAAATGATATCTAGTTCCTCGGTATGGGGAAATGAATTGGGGTGTGTTTGTATACCCCGCATCTACTAGATAAAACTTTCCAGGAGGTACATTGAATCCATGCTCAAGTGCATCTTGTAGAACCCTTGCATCTGATGCAGATCCCTCCCGTCCAACATGTACATGCACAAACTTCATGTCAAAGTCACATGCAACCATTACGTTTTGTGAAAGACCTTGCTTTCTATTTATATATTGATCTTGTTGCCCAGGCGGAATAGTCATTGGAAAGTGAGTACCATCAATAGGTCCAATACAGTTCTGCAGATTTAATTCTATAGTTAGATATATACATACAAGTTAAATTTACTCAATAGCTATTCACCATGATAGGACTTGAAAACATACCTTAAAGTACGAAAACTTTGGGTTACTTAATATACGATGCTGGTGTACAAAAGGTTGTATGTAGATGCATGTGAGCTGCGTAATCGCATTGAGCATGACATGGAAGTAAGTACTAATTGAATCTGCACCATGCTGGAATCTGTCTTGCAATGTTCTGTTGGTTGCATTCTTTGATACTGCATATAAAAATATGGCTACTTGCTCTTGCACAGAAATATAACTTGCATCCTTGAGAAGGTGCTTTTCACAGAGTTTTTGTACTAAAGCTTGAAAGATATCTCTCTCCATATGAAAACACCATTCACATAGAACTTCATGGCTGGTAAGCGCTTCATGCACATAAGTAGCTCCATTGAGGATGGGTGTATGTATTGCTCTCCTTTCAGATGACTGGGATGAGCTACCTTCTAGTGTAGGGAGTACAAAAAGTACAAATTCATCTTCGTTTCTTGACCGCCGGCTGTAGTTTGGATCCATTGACTCCAGGAATGAATGGATTGCTGCTACTAGAATGAAATGTATGTTCCTGAGTAGTGCTTTGCAGGGGAGGAGAAGAGATGAGAAGCAAGTTGCTGGCAAGTGCATTGTCTGTGCTTATATAGCAATAGAAAGAAGCAACGGCTAGATACATCAACGGCAAGAATGCAATGCCTAGCCACATAACGGCTATTTTTGTTTCCTGGACAAGTGTGCAGGTTCAAACCTTTTCCTTTGTCCCGAACACCCCATAGATTCCCATTCCTTTGCTTTTGGACCCTGTAGGTTTCACTTCGCACTCCATCCCATCCctatgcatttttctattcctttgCTTTCTGAACCCACGTTCCAAACAGGGCCTAAACCCTTTGCTGGTATGAACCTTAGCTATTGCCAAGCACTTAGTCTGGACATCTGGTATCTCTACTTCATCCTCCCAGAGGAAAACCGTCCCCTTCATCTTCATGCAGCGCTAGACGTTGTAGCAGATCGTCAACATCTTCCTTCCTTGTGCGTGCGCCATGGTCGGCCTTCCACGAAGGTCCCATGGACACCGACGCCGGAGAGTCCAGGCGGGAGCAGCAGGAGAAAATCACTAGGACTCCACGAGCAATCGTTACCAACAAACTCATGGTGGCTAGCACCGCACGACGATAGGTGAAACCCTCTTTAGTCGCCAGGGAAAATATtgaggcctcctttggtttgtaagatttttgtaggaattctataggatagaatttgcaaaggaaaaattcctttgaagccctttggtttgtaggaatggattcctattcctatataggataggaatcaatccttcacgttttggaggaaaaaaatattagcctagactcaatgaaaaaaatcctatcctatgcaccaaatgacatctctttctctataggaattgacatgcatgtcatctcacttcctatgatttccctattcctataaaattcctatcctatgaaccaaagaaggcTGACTATGTTTTGTTTCCTAAAACTGCTTTTTTCGAATATCGTTTCCCTTCCTAAAACTGCTAGGTTTTTTTTGAGTAATCCTAAAACTGCTAGGTAATAAAAGAGTTACAATGCAATGCAATTGCTAGATTGCAAGATGGGCCAAGAAAACGGGTCCAAATCAGTTGTGGACGCTCTGGGCCGAACAGCACGGTCCAGGCCCAGTGTTGACCAACACAAGCGGGTAAAGCGGGTCTCTTTGTTTCCCGTCGCAGTCTCTCTTGGCCCTCTGCTCTGCTCTCCCGCTCCCAAGCCCCTCCCTCCTAGCCTAGCTAGGGTTCTACTTTCCCCTCCGACAAGGTTTCACCGACGACGTGCGCCACCATGACGGCCGCCGAGCTGCTCCGCGCCCAGCTCGAGGAGCACAACATCGAGGTGATCCTCCATTCCGACCCCTCCCCCTCCCGGCCCTCCCCCTCTCCGATTTGGTGCCCTGTCAGACTGAAAAATCTTCGCCTCACATTTTTAAAGAAAAAAAAGGTTCGCCGTTCTTGCTCTTCGGCCCCTGGATCGGCATGTTCCGTTGCGGTGGTGGTGGTGATTTTACAGCGCTAGATCTCGTCTGTCAATGTCGCCTAGGTCGCAGAGCTCTCTCTGGGTGGAGAACTCTGTATCTGTAACCTCCACCTGAGGGTGTGGTAGCATGTACGGGATTCATGTTCGCTTGTTCAGCTGGGAGTTTAATTTTCAAGCCCAAAATTTGATCTTTCTGGTCCCAACCATTGTGGTTCTTCACCTGTTTGCCAGTAAGCCAGTTTTCCTAACTACGTGCAGTTTGTGGTTCCCTTTCGTAGCAATCTCCAGTGTTGCAAACTGAAATGCTACTGCTTTGTCTTGTGGATACAAATCTGAAAGGAATTTTGAGCAAGCATAGATGAAAGTATCCACCTTTGGTGATTGCTAGATTATAAATGGGGCCTTACTTGTTTGTAATTAGCTTTGGAAGTCGGTTAGTAAACTAAGTATCTCGTGTGTATGATTATATGCTTTATGGCATTTTTCCTGTACCAACGCTATAAATATGTGAGTATACCTTCTGTTATCAAAGTAGAGAGTAGTTCCTTGCAATTCCTGTACTAACAATATAATATAAATGTGTGAGCATACCTTCTGTCGTCAATGCAGACAACAGTTCCTTgtaatgtactccctccgttcctaaatacttgtctttctaggcatttcaacaagtgactacatacggagcaaaatgagtgaatctacactctaaaatatgtctacatacatccgtatgtagtagtcatttgaaatgtctagaaagacaaatatttaggaacggagggagtacatactCTTCCTTTCTTTTGCTTTTATCTTGTGCTAATGCTACTTAGTATGTACTCACATCTTCATGCTGGGAAGATAACTCTGTTTTCCCTCCTCTGCATATCCCCTGTTCTGAGGCAGCGCTGTTTAGTGTTTAATACTTATGACCATCAAGTAATATGATATTTGGAATGCATACTCTCAGGAAGATGAGCCTATCCTTCAGGATGATGATAACAACGATGAATACgatgatgaggatgaggatgaaaAAGATGACGATGATGTTGAGGATATGTTCAAATTCTGTAGTTCCTTCTATTCAGTTCAAGTAGCCACTTAGTTACAGATAAGCCTATTTCTTATTGTAATGCTGCCTAGTTCTAACATAAATTTTGAGATCTGAAGTTAATGGCCACATCAAAATTCTAATTTAGAAATTGTTATCTGATCTGTTCCTCAATGATACAAACTCTATATTTACCTATTTTGGTTCACTTTGACCTGTTTTTTATTTGAAAATTAGGAACCGACCAGTTTGTTCCTGTTCTAACGTTCTGTTCTTTATGAACCATCGATATGCCTTTGTGGTCTATATTCTCACTTTTTTGGAACTGTATCATATTTACTCATTCCTCAATTATTCAGCACTGCTTATTTACAGATACTATAGTTTCTTGAGTATTTCGTGCCATTTGTATATAATATTCACCTCTGTAAGGTGGCACCTTGTTTCAGTTTCAACTTGCATTAACATATACATGAATGTTCAGCTATAGCATTTAGTTTGATAGGAACAAATCCTGAATGTAAAATCTTGGTTTTGCAAGTATAATTTTGGTAGGTGAATCATTTCAATGCATTTAGTATGAACTGATAGTGGGATTTCCATTATATGAATAGCTAATCCTTTGTACCTTACCCAAAGTGCCAAAACTAAGATCTTGTTCAAAATTCCAAAATCGACAATGGATACCAAGAAGACTTGATTGCAGTCACAGTTTTTGTTCAATCGTGCTTGAGAAAAGTTCAAGTGTTGTATGAATGTTACACTTTCCATTTCCAACGATCACCGATAATAATTCACAAAGTGAACTATGTCTAGTTGTAAAATTCTGGGGTTATGCAAAAATTTGAAAATCTGACATTATGTGCCTGTGCTTTCTGGCACTAGGAGGTGATGCTAGTGCAAGATCTAGGAGTGAGAAGAAGTGCAGGAAAGCCATGGAGAGGCTTGGCATGAAGGCCATTACTGGTGTGAGCCGTGTAACTATCAAGCAGAGCAAGACCGTGAGCATCTGAACCACTTCAGCCATTGTTCCCTGTAGCATAATTACATGCTGGTGGTTGTCGCATTTTCATAACATCCCTCAATAATATTGCAGGCTACGTTTGTTCTCTTGAAGCCAGACGTCTTCAAGAGCTCGCAGTCAGAAACCTATGTCATGTTGGGGGTGGTCAAGATGGAGGACATGGACGCTCAGCTGCTGACAGAAGCGGCGGAGCAGTCCAAGGCGTCGGTACCAAGCAGCATCATCTCAAAGGGTGAGCAGACTGTGGAAGAAGCCCAAGACGACGAGGTGGTCGACGAGACGGGCATTGACAAGAAGGACGTCGAGCTCGTGATGGCAGAGGCCCCCGTGTCGAGGTCCAGGGCTGTGAAGGCGCTCAAGGCTGCAGATGGTGACATTGTCAGCGCCATCATGGAGTTGACTAACTAGGTGATGATAGGGTGGGGGTCGCAAATCAGTCTTGTCATGTCATCTTGAATGTTGCAGTTGCGGAATGGGAGGCTGTCTGTTGAAACTAGTACTGGCATGTAGGTTTTAGAGGTGTTTTAACATCTGAGGACCAGCAAACTGCTTGCTCTTGTGCACAATTCTGAATCGGCTGTGCCAAATTTTGCTACAAATGCATGTCACTCTGTGTTTCAGACAATATATCATTGTAGCTAGCTTTGGAATTTTGATCCCAACTACGGCCATTGTGAGATTTTGAGACAACTTTCAAGTTTGTTTTGCAACTATCGATGAAAACAAGGTAAGGACGACAAGAAAATATGACCGGGCAACAATGCTTGTGACACAGATGAACAATTGGTTTTTGTTTGTTCGGTTGTATCAATACTCTTTTGCCAATTCATTTTCTTGGCAATGTTTCCGCTTATAAGAGACCAATAACTTGTCCACCAGTGTTCTGTTGTGAGGCAAAAACTAAACACACCCTTGATCTCCTTTGTACAAATTCTTTCGGATATTTCATTTGTCCACTGGTGTTCTGTTGCCAAGTTGTAGATTGTACTGCTGTGGAAAGAAGAGGGCGttgtattattattattattttgaaaTGAAAAGAGTGTTGGTGCCGCCTCCTTGCAGCGCCGCTTTTCTTCTACCTCATGGCTGTCTCTCACAGCTCAACCTTCTCTTTTTGTTTCTCTCAAACACACAAGAACACACTCACGGTGGGAAGACTCAACACATACACACGCACACGCCAAGGAAGAAACCAGCACAGCTTTGCCAAGAGCTCTCCTCCTTGGTGACATAAACACTACATTTTTGCCCAGCCCTCTCGGCCACTAACCCACTAATCCATCTACTACGCCACTAACCCAACAAACTCCACACACTACATCTCCTGGAATCTCTCCAAGGTCAACAAGATGGAGCTGTGTAGCTAACGGCTCATGCATGCAACTAACAGATATCTATCTACATGCACGTACGTCCAGCACTTCCGCCAGGCTTCCAACGGCCACGCAGCCAGTCATGCGGGCTAACAAACCAACCAAGTCACATGGCTAGCATCCGTACGCATGCATCTAACAACCGGACAAGAGCTTACCGGATCACCCGGCTCAACCTGTCACCCTCCAGCCCCTTGCGTGACTTGCCGCTTCACGCAGCGCCACGGCTTCACACCGCCTCGGCATCTCGCCATACTCACCGCATCACACGGCAGCGTGGCATCTCGCCTCCTCGTCACACCTTCGCTGAAACTTAGCAGCACTCTCAACTCCTAGACCAAACTATAGGCAAAACTCAAACATGCAGATACAAGGAATCAAGATTAACTCTAACAAAGAGGGCATTGTAGATTGTGCTGGTTGGTGCTCGGGTGTTTCCTGAGGGGGATCTGATTAATTTTATGTTTTTGAGAATCGTGTGATCTGCTTTCTAGACAAGCGAGCGTTTCTCTTAGTCTTTGCCGTTGCCCAAGCGCGGTACGGCGATTCCAGGACCAATGATTCTGTGGACTGCGGTGATTCCACGGAGCCCGTCCTCTCCTACTCTATCTCTTGGCCCGGCCTGTTCGTCTACCTGTTCATGTCTGTTCGTCTCGCCTCCAGTGGCTGCCCCCAAGGCAGATCTGTATTGCTTCCTTGTCTTCTCCACGAGTCTGCATTTCTCGACGGTGCCTTTCCTACCCGGAAATACAATCGCCTGGCTTGGACCTACATTCTATGTGATTCTCCGAGACAATGCCTTCACATATGCCTCCCATTCGTATTTCATAATGGATTTTGCATCAATCCAACCCGCGATTTATTGTCACTGTGTTCTCTCCCTCGAGATAACAATGATCCAACCGCGTTCGTATTTTTTTTTTGACAACTACTACTATACTGATGACATTTTTAGAGCTTACAAGAAGTAGATTTCAGACACACGGCCTCCCCTTTTGTAAGTGCTGGTCATTCTTAGCCCGAGGAAGGTTGGTGAGCACATCAGTTATCCT from Triticum urartu cultivar G1812 chromosome 3, Tu2.1, whole genome shotgun sequence encodes:
- the LOC125545963 gene encoding nascent polypeptide-associated complex subunit alpha-like protein 1, yielding MTAAELLRAQLEEHNIEEDEPILQDDDNNDEYDDEDEDEKDDDDVEGGDASARSRSEKKCRKAMERLGMKAITGVSRVTIKQSKTATFVLLKPDVFKSSQSETYVMLGVVKMEDMDAQLLTEAAEQSKASVPSSIISKGEQTVEEAQDDEVVDETGIDKKDVELVMAEAPVSRSRAVKALKAADGDIVSAIMELTN